Within Anopheles nili chromosome 3, idAnoNiliSN_F5_01, whole genome shotgun sequence, the genomic segment ttgaatctgactgaataacggcatagcgctatgtgttgcaaaatgttacacacttttaaattttaacatgcatgGGAAGAAAATGACTTTATTTTCTAAGCCCAGCTTTGagtctaaataaatgtttgaagagagatgacttgcaggaaactgaacggtttgttgacgactttacatttttgtgaatttttcttattctgaaaacggaaattcctttcccgaccataatgtaaaagtcacttgtaaaacaaaataaacaaaaaaacatttgcaacgttgagcgatatttgaacataccaATAAATTAGGGTGGCCAATTAGGGTACCAATAAAacctcgggccaccacctcctgaatggcttgcactgtcgatctccctCTACGGAAGCCGCACTGGGCGGGGGAGAGAGGGGGAGTGTCGacctgctccaagtgctcgttgagccgattcaggactatgcgctcaaacactttagcggcagtgtcaagcatgcataggggcctatacGATGACGGCAGACCCGGTGGTTTGTCCGGTTTCGCCAgcagcaccaaccgttggcgcttccactgcgccgggaacTTAGCTCTGTCCAGGAGGTCCTGGTAAATgcggcagaacgtaccaggactcgtccgaatggccaccgtcaatgcgccattgGGAATTCCATCGATGCTtggggcctttcgcgggttcagcGAAGCAGCGATGGCCagcagctcgtcctcggagacggggcggacTGACGACGCCGCCGTCAGTGATGGctccggccactccatcgcagggtggcaccatcgtggcggagctgtttCCCGAACAAACACTTGAGGGTTCCGCTCCGGCGGTGTTCGgcttcccctcaagcgagtcgGCCTCGTTGATAAGGTCCTGaaagcagcgacgcttgcttgcccgaaTTTtcgcttcgaactggcgctccacgacaCGCGCCATGTTCATCCGGCAAGCGCACTGCTCCGGGTCCCTAGCCTGCTGCgctgcttccctggctcgtcGACAGGCAGTACTCAactccgccagctgagggttccaccagAAGGCCGAGCGGTTGCCTCCCAGGCCCGACTGCTGCCTCGGCATAGTAGCGTTGCAAGCTTCGCGTAGAAGCTTCATCAGGGCTTTGACATCCTTCGCCGTAACATCGAGCCGGAGATCGACCAAtagttcagcgaagatgttcgggctgaacctggtgatcatccacctcgTTATTGTCCGCGATCTGTCTCGGCGCTCCGTGCTTGGTGCTCTCGGTGGCTGGGGTTGGCTTCAGCGACAGTGAAGCATACCGCTCGATGATCACTTAGAGTCGGCCGGttgctgaccgcccaatcgcccggatcggcgatggcatggctggcgaaggatacgtcgacaATGCTCTtgctggcaaccccgttccctacgaaggtgggtgtgttgccgcgattgagcaccttcaagcctagccgttcgcaggtcagcagcagctcctcgcccttaagggacgagcgagggctgccccactcttcatggctggcgttgaagtctccagcgaggacgatccgctggtgacccattgccaccatctctacggcttccagcacctgcacaaagcgctcaacgttgactagaggccgaacgtagcagcagatgaagagcacgccatcaatgacggctgctgtcacccacggcactccagtcgctagcactctctgaactggcgacctacctgtcgcgATGATTGCGACACTCCCGGACTCATCTGCGAcccagttcccgttgttcgtgggtacgcgatgcggatcggacagaaggacaacgtccgcccgatcctcacgcgcatgctggatcgcaaggtcctgggagacggcgcgtcgctggcagttcagctgcattacacgtgtgaacgtgtagcCTGCATACCTCGACAtgaccgatcaccggtctggtgtgccacaccgcacactccacagcgAGCGGGAACCTTGCATCTCCTCGCGCGATGGCCCTCTTCGCCGCAGCGGAAGCAGCAGTTGGAACGGTCCGTTCCCTTGCACTCAAAGGAGCGGTGCCCGCTCtcatggcaccggaagcacctctGAGCGCTCCGCTTAGGCTCTTCTGCTGCCTTGATTGTTGAGACGCAGAAGCCGACCCtcagcttcttgccgtccaaCAGCATTGCCTCGCTGCGTAGCACACGCGCCCTAACACGTTGCAACCCATTAGGGTACGCGTGCAACGTTATGGTTTCTGCAGGGATGGCCACGCCATACTGAGCCTTCAgctcagcggccacctcctccggcgtcgccaggGGATCCACATTGTTTGCCGAGATAAACGCCATCTCAGCAATGATCGTGGTCACCCCGCGCGATCCAATGGCTTTGGAAACTTGGTCCCGCATTCGTGGACCATCTGCATTCTGCTTTAGACGGAGGATCAGATGATCCCTCCGTGTGCGTTCGGTGCGGACCACCTCCGTCCGTAGCTCCGTTAAGGAGTTGTTCAGccgcgccaagcggaacacctcttcCCAGCTTGCATCTTCCGCCGGGATGACACGGAGAGCTACTGGTCGGCTCTCACGATCCTTCATAGCCTTTTTCGTAGCgcattttttcgtttgatcTCTCCACtcctcctggacaggcttcacccactgtccagggggaGTTGTTTTCTTGGGTGGGAGAGTATGGCTACCTCCCACCTGCGGCggtatcactgctgctggtgctggcgtcaccgcagctttcttgttctttttgttcttatttttcctggccacctcctgccaggcACCTACATCGGACGGCTGTTGTTGCGTTtccgcttgtggctgcttattggccaccacaggttttggcgcctgtggggtggcctttgcagccattgcagccatTAACTCGTTGTTCTTTCTCTGCAGCGCGGCATTCTCCTTCCGCAGCTCTGACACCTGCAGCGTAAGCGAccggaccgactcgctcaggttcCGGATTTGCGTTACTAAGTTCTTCCATGCCTACCGGCAATGATTTCTCCACAGACAGTACCGTCATTGTAACCATCTTACGGCACTCAATGAAATAAGAGCTAGGTTTCACATTCCTAGTATCCTGGCGGAGTTCAACTGAATTCGCCATACATGCCAACACTGCAAAAATATAAAGGTAAAGCCGGAAAGCCCGCAAATGGGAAACCTACCACGATGCCGGACTGCAGTGGCACAACGTGCGTTCACGCATACCGGACTGGACTATTTCGGGCCACTCTATGTCGTCGTTGGACGCCGTAAGGAAAAACGGTGGGGAGTCCTATTTACGGCACTATTCACAACCCGAACAATACACCTGGAACTGGCACATACGTTAAATTCGGCATCCTGCATTCTGG encodes:
- the LOC128724361 gene encoding uncharacterized protein LOC128724361, translated to MKDRESRPVALRVIPAEDASWEEVFRLARLNNSLTELRTEVVRTERTRRDHLILRLKQNADGPRMRDQVSKAIGSRGVTTIIAEMAFISANNVDPLATPEEVAAELKAQYGVAIPAETITLHAYPNGLQRVRARVLRSEAMLLDGKKLRLAIQHAREDRADVVLLSDPHRVPTNNGNWVADESGSVAIIATGRSPVQRVLATGVPWVTAAVIDGVLFICCYVRPLVNVERFVQVLEAVEMVAMGHQRIVLAGDFNASHEEWGSPRSSLKGEELLLTCERLGLKVLNRGNTPTFVGNGVASKSIVDVSFASHAPPRAPSTERRDRSRTITRWMITRFSPNIFAELLVDLRLDVTAKDVKALMKLLREACNATMPRQQSGLGGNRSAFWWNPQLAELTPPRWCHPAMEWPEPSLTAASSVRPVSEDELLAIAASLNPRKAPSIDGIPNGALTVAIRTSPGTFCRIYQDLLDRAKFPAQWKRQRLVLLAKPDKPPGLPSSYRPLCMLDTAAKVFERIVLNRLNEHLEQVDTPPLSPAQCGFRRGRSTVQAIQEVVARGFIGTLIGHPNLLWKRQKLVLLPKPDKPPGQSSSYPALCMLDTVGKVLERLILDRLNEHLEEASLRQLSDRQFGFRRGRSTVDAVRRIVEARRTAM